One Aegilops tauschii subsp. strangulata cultivar AL8/78 chromosome 7, Aet v6.0, whole genome shotgun sequence genomic window carries:
- the LOC109761492 gene encoding ethylene-responsive transcription factor 2-like, whose amino-acid sequence MPPRRRGASGYRGVCQRPNGGFYSEIRSGKLRLGLGTFETAHEAARAYDAAAWRLGRPRPQMNFQDVDTLQQALDVAPPPRLTTAQDRAEHARRQRHLLVAQEDERVMAEWRRRHPEDVTYEQAYWARRREERLDRRRRKALAISQCEIVENGGQTIFTSDDDRWEDMWLDTSDQTSEDGDDDDDDDDWE is encoded by the coding sequence atgccgccgcgccgTCGAGGAGCGTCGGGCTACCGCGGCGTCTGCCAGCGCCCCAACGGCGGGTTCTACTCCGAGATACGGTCCGGCAAACTCCGGCTCGGCCTCGGCACCTTCGAGACGGCgcacgaggccgcccgcgcgtacgacgcggcggcatggCGCCTAGGCAGGCCGCGCCCGCAGATGAACTTCCAGGACGTGGACACGCTCCAGCAGGCGCTGGacgtcgccccgccgcctcgtctTACCACGGCACAAGACCGTGCGGAGCACGCTAGGCGGCAGCGCCACCTCCTCGTCGCCCAGGAGGACGAGCGGGTCATGGCGGAGTGGCGCCGGCGCCACCCGGAGGACGTCACCTACGAGCAAGCCTACTGGGCAAGGCGCCGCGAGGAGCGGTTGGACAGGCGTCGGCGGAAGGCCCTGGCGATATCGCAGTGCGAAATCGTTGAGAATGGTGGGCAGACGATCTTTACGTCTGATGATGATCGTTGGGAGGACATGTGGCTCGATACCTCGGACCAGACCAGTGAGGacggcgatgatgatgatgacgacgacgactgGGAGTAG
- the LOC109761491 gene encoding agamous-like MADS-box protein AGL61, which yields MTQPPRLAPLVEQATKTLPPLGKKTKGRQRRENRRVEKKESRQVTFSKRKSGLWKKAAELALLCRASLAIVVFSEAGKAFAFGSPSTDAVLGCADVDGNALAPVPAADDVEWEALETLCQETGAMGVEVAAEAERMSAVGKKVVEVQAQAGKRFWWEADVEALGEAELPVFARALQRLRDNVRRHADKMPSAPQPQ from the coding sequence ATGACGCAGCCGCCGCGTTTGGCCCCCCTCGTTGAGCAAGCGACCAAGACGCTGCCGCCGCTCGGCAAGAAGACGAAGGGGCGGCAGCGCAGAGAGAACCGCCGGGTGGAGAAGAAGGAGTCGCGGCAGGTGACCTTCTCCAAGCGGAAGTCCGGGCTCTGGAAGAAGGCAGCGGAGCTCGCCCTGCTCTGCCGCGCCAGCCTCGCCATCGTCGTCTTCTCCGAGGCCGGCAAGGCGTTCGCCTTCGGCAGCCCCTCCACCGACGCTGTCCTGGGCTGCGCCGACGTCGACGGCAACGCCCTTGCTCCTGTTCCTGCTGCCGACGACGTGGAGTGGGAGGCCCTGGAGACGCTGTGCCAGGAGACGGGGGCCATGGGCGTGGAGGTCGCGGCGGAGGCCGAGCGGATGAGCGCCGTCGGGAAAAAGGTGGTGGAGGTGCAGGCGCAGGCGGGGAAACGCTTCTGGTGGGAGGCGGACGTGGAGGCGCTCGGGGAGGCTGAGCTGCCGGTCTTCGCCAGAGCGCTCCAGCGCCTCCGGGACAACGTGCGCCGCCACGCCGACAAGATGCCCTCCGCTCCACAGCCGCAGTAG
- the LOC109761501 gene encoding uncharacterized protein isoform X3, which yields MSSVLAHKAIVSPARGGRTRQAMEHGTSSAAALWGHEHLPLLARARSKDSVEYILQALWRTRRTGLDAADRAIVRDILQLPSDSELDPLLVCLRILTRRCVHDNIAREEIPKLFPQEVLPELQRLLTLLLQKFQPEWREDTLKDQASAANSETTKGHLSKNQDASEQPATTQLHCGTSSAKVTSESGEKEGKLQLAKDSLDKMLNDVYPIRGKVSNAGNTNGGHGEAARST from the exons ATGTCTTCTGTCTTGGCCCACAAGGCCATAGTCTCCCCCGCACGCGGCGGCAGAACACGGCAGGCGATGGAGCACGGGACGTCATCGGCGGCGGCGCTCTGGGGGCACGAGCACCTCCCGCTGCTGGCCCGCGCGCGCTCGAAGGACTCGGTAGAGTACATCCTGCAGGCCCTTTGGCGCACCCGCCGCACCGGCCTCGACGCCGCCGACCGCGCCATCGTCCGCGACATCCTCCAGCTCCCCTCCGACTCCGAGCTCGACCCC CTGTTGGTGTGCCTCAGGATACTGACCCGCAGGTGCGTCCATGACAACATCGCGAGGGAGGAGATTCCGAAGCTTTTCCCCCAGGAGGTGCTGCCCGAGCTGCAAAGGCTGCTCACTTTGCTCCTGCAGAAGTTTCAGCCGGAGTGGCGAGAGGACACCTTAAAGGATCAG GCATCCGCGGCGAATtcggaaacaacaaaaggccattTGAGTAAAAATCAAGACGCGTCAGAGCAACCAGCTACTACACAG CTTCACTGTGGTACATCATCAGCAAAGGTGACGTCTGAATCAGGAGAGAAAGAAGGGAAGCTCCAGTTAGCTAAGGATTCTTTAGACAAAATGCTCAACGATGTATACCCAATCAGGGGCAAAGTGTCAAATGCT GGCAATACCAACGGGGGCCATGGAGAAGCAGCAAGAAGCACTTAG
- the LOC109761501 gene encoding uncharacterized protein isoform X2, translating to MSSVLAHKAIVSPARGGRTRQAMEHGTSSAAALWGHEHLPLLARARSKDSVEYILQALWRTRRTGLDAADRAIVRDILQLPSDSELDPLLVCLRILTRRCVHDNIAREEIPKLFPQEVLPELQRLLTLLLQKFQPEWREDTLKDQASAANSETTKGHLSKNQDASEQPATTQLHCGTSSAKVTSESGEKEGKLQLAKDSLDKMLNDVYPIRGKVSNAVSNDSLDKMLNDVYPIRGKVSNAVSNDSLDKMLNDVYPIRGKVSNAGNTNGGHGEAARST from the exons ATGTCTTCTGTCTTGGCCCACAAGGCCATAGTCTCCCCCGCACGCGGCGGCAGAACACGGCAGGCGATGGAGCACGGGACGTCATCGGCGGCGGCGCTCTGGGGGCACGAGCACCTCCCGCTGCTGGCCCGCGCGCGCTCGAAGGACTCGGTAGAGTACATCCTGCAGGCCCTTTGGCGCACCCGCCGCACCGGCCTCGACGCCGCCGACCGCGCCATCGTCCGCGACATCCTCCAGCTCCCCTCCGACTCCGAGCTCGACCCC CTGTTGGTGTGCCTCAGGATACTGACCCGCAGGTGCGTCCATGACAACATCGCGAGGGAGGAGATTCCGAAGCTTTTCCCCCAGGAGGTGCTGCCCGAGCTGCAAAGGCTGCTCACTTTGCTCCTGCAGAAGTTTCAGCCGGAGTGGCGAGAGGACACCTTAAAGGATCAG GCATCCGCGGCGAATtcggaaacaacaaaaggccattTGAGTAAAAATCAAGACGCGTCAGAGCAACCAGCTACTACACAG CTTCACTGTGGTACATCATCAGCAAAGGTGACGTCTGAATCAGGAGAGAAAGAAGGGAAGCTCCAGTTAGCTAAGGATTCTTTAGACAAAATGCTCAACGATGTATACCCAATCAGGGGCAAAGTGTCAAATGCTGTTAGTAATGATTCTTTAGACAAAATGCTCAACGATGTATACCCAATCAGGGGCAAAGTGTCAAATGCTGTTAGTAATGATTCTTTAGACAAAATGCTCAACGATGTATACCCAATCAGGGGCAAAGTGTCAAATGCT GGCAATACCAACGGGGGCCATGGAGAAGCAGCAAGAAGCACTTAG
- the LOC109761501 gene encoding uncharacterized protein isoform X1 has protein sequence MSSVLAHKAIVSPARGGRTRQAMEHGTSSAAALWGHEHLPLLARARSKDSVEYILQALWRTRRTGLDAADRAIVRDILQLPSDSELDPLLVCLRILTRRCVHDNIAREEIPKLFPQEVLPELQRLLTLLLQKFQPEWREDTLKDQASAANSETTKGHLSKNQDASEQPATTQLHCGTSSAKVTSESGEKEGKLQLAKDSLDKMLNDVYPIRGKVSNAVSNDSLDKMLNDVYPIRGKVSNAVSNDSLDKMLNDVYPIRGKVSNAVSNDSLDKCRALADLFSLLQFSVFADLQ, from the exons ATGTCTTCTGTCTTGGCCCACAAGGCCATAGTCTCCCCCGCACGCGGCGGCAGAACACGGCAGGCGATGGAGCACGGGACGTCATCGGCGGCGGCGCTCTGGGGGCACGAGCACCTCCCGCTGCTGGCCCGCGCGCGCTCGAAGGACTCGGTAGAGTACATCCTGCAGGCCCTTTGGCGCACCCGCCGCACCGGCCTCGACGCCGCCGACCGCGCCATCGTCCGCGACATCCTCCAGCTCCCCTCCGACTCCGAGCTCGACCCC CTGTTGGTGTGCCTCAGGATACTGACCCGCAGGTGCGTCCATGACAACATCGCGAGGGAGGAGATTCCGAAGCTTTTCCCCCAGGAGGTGCTGCCCGAGCTGCAAAGGCTGCTCACTTTGCTCCTGCAGAAGTTTCAGCCGGAGTGGCGAGAGGACACCTTAAAGGATCAG GCATCCGCGGCGAATtcggaaacaacaaaaggccattTGAGTAAAAATCAAGACGCGTCAGAGCAACCAGCTACTACACAG CTTCACTGTGGTACATCATCAGCAAAGGTGACGTCTGAATCAGGAGAGAAAGAAGGGAAGCTCCAGTTAGCTAAGGATTCTTTAGACAAAATGCTCAACGATGTATACCCAATCAGGGGCAAAGTGTCAAATGCTGTTAGTAATGATTCTTTAGACAAAATGCTCAACGATGTATACCCAATCAGGGGCAAAGTGTCAAATGCTGTTAGTAATGATTCTTTAGACAAAATGCTCAACGATGTATACCCAATCAGGGGCAAAGTGTCAAATGCTGTGAGTAATGATTCTTTAGACAAATGCAGAGCGTTGGCTGATTTATTTTCCCTTTTGCAGTTCAGCGTTTTTGCAGACTTGCAGTGA